In Calditrichota bacterium, a single genomic region encodes these proteins:
- a CDS encoding rubrerythrin family protein, producing the protein METKMALSESVRKQLLIHQKNEITEHEIYKKLAKKQRDEHNRSVLDKIAVEEYRHYRIWQKISGKEVKPDRRKVFFYCLLNRIFGFTFAVKLMENGETDAQESYRLLIDQFPEAEGIMLEENEHEKQLVDLLDEERLRYAGSMVLGLNDALVELTGALAGLTLALQNTRLIALSGLITGFAAALSMAASEYLSTKSENDERNPRRAAFYTGTTYVLTVALLILPYLLLKNYFVCLAVTLAAAIAIIAVFNYFIAVARGESFSARFWEMSVLSFSVALLSFLVGYGFRMLLGVDL; encoded by the coding sequence ATGGAAACTAAAATGGCATTGAGCGAGTCGGTTCGAAAGCAATTACTCATTCACCAGAAAAATGAAATTACGGAACACGAGATCTACAAAAAATTAGCCAAGAAGCAGCGAGATGAACACAATCGCAGCGTCTTAGATAAAATCGCTGTCGAAGAATATCGTCATTACCGGATTTGGCAGAAAATTTCCGGCAAGGAAGTGAAACCAGATCGCCGGAAAGTGTTTTTCTATTGTTTGCTCAACCGAATCTTCGGTTTCACTTTTGCCGTGAAATTGATGGAAAACGGTGAAACTGACGCGCAGGAAAGCTATCGCTTACTGATCGATCAATTCCCTGAAGCGGAAGGAATTATGCTCGAGGAAAATGAGCATGAAAAACAACTGGTCGATCTGTTAGACGAAGAGCGGCTGCGCTACGCCGGATCTATGGTGCTGGGGTTGAACGATGCGCTCGTGGAATTGACGGGCGCGCTTGCTGGTTTGACGCTTGCGTTGCAAAACACGCGATTGATCGCGCTCAGCGGTCTCATCACCGGATTTGCCGCTGCGCTTTCCATGGCGGCATCGGAATATCTTTCGACAAAATCAGAAAATGACGAACGAAATCCCAGACGGGCGGCATTTTACACGGGAACAACTTACGTGCTCACTGTAGCGCTGCTGATTTTGCCATATTTGCTGCTGAAAAACTATTTCGTTTGCCTGGCAGTGACGCTGGCAGCGGCGATCGCAATTATCGCGGTGTTCAACTACTTCATTGCTGTCGCTCGTGGCGAATCTTTTTCGGCAAGATTCTGGGAAATGTCCGTCCTGAGTTTCAGCGTGGCGCTATTAAGCTTTTTGGTTGGCTACGGCTTTCGCATGCTTTTGGGAGTGGATTTGTAA
- a CDS encoding PAS domain S-box protein yields MMASEKENAGKRVAASAFESFFGITPHSEKFAFEKLDLSHIRDFSSLRIHDHICHIYENFQQRDSTLASFIISGLRNGEKTIIFCDEEILGAAKQQLSAQNFAIEQFVKSGQFQQITDAEFYEHEGEFSPDQMLNSLGEQCKQAKSEGYPALRVICDLATVTRNISGEDKILEYENKMDGQFLPENDCINICMYNRKSFSAELVKNLFAMHPFMVKGGHICQNFYYSPTESDTIDRQIDHLFENLERFHLDQSHALHNSAMLWATLNSISDGISILSPDLTVQKVNSSMNKWYQENLPLEGKKCYNAYHGITVPCDPCPTLLCMESGKTEHNVVPGLPGSPVEWIELYSHPIKDPMTGEIVGVAEFVKDITEQKRAEFALKISEEKYRTTLMSIGDGVIVTDIQGKIVNMNKEAEKLIGWTESDALGHHLSAVFKIINEDSRRDIGSPVERVLREGVVVGLANHTLLIAKDGSEIPIADSGAPVRDGAGNITGVVLVFRDQSRERQAQKEIKKARQFAESILETIHEPLIVLDPQFRIISANRAFYETFGETPQQANGKSIFDLRDGHWDIPELRALLEKILPQNTSFKNFEVKFDLPKLGEHVKILNARRIYQRKEKTEMILLAVNDITEQKNREKEISKHLKERDVLLSEIHHRVKNNLNLVVSLLNLQARKIQNKDQAIEAFINSRDRIYTMALVHEKLYQSAQFSAVNMKQYIQDLLQQLSAIYDLDSRIHIHFFGEEIYLDMDRAIPCALILNELITNAIKHAFPDGKSGDIIVRLKKADNERIVIICRDNGIGLPLTNSIDNSASLGLQLVKILTEQLEGKLTIKREQGTQFEISFPGEKK; encoded by the coding sequence ATGATGGCCAGCGAAAAAGAGAACGCCGGCAAAAGAGTTGCAGCAAGTGCTTTTGAATCCTTTTTCGGTATCACGCCGCATTCTGAAAAGTTTGCATTTGAAAAACTCGACCTTTCGCACATTCGCGATTTCAGCTCGTTGCGAATCCATGACCACATCTGCCATATCTACGAGAATTTTCAGCAGCGCGATTCTACTCTGGCGTCTTTTATTATTTCCGGCCTTCGCAACGGCGAAAAAACGATTATTTTTTGCGATGAGGAAATATTAGGTGCTGCCAAACAACAGCTCTCCGCGCAGAATTTTGCAATAGAGCAATTTGTAAAATCGGGCCAATTTCAACAGATCACGGATGCTGAATTTTATGAGCATGAGGGCGAATTTTCCCCCGATCAGATGCTCAATTCCTTGGGTGAACAATGCAAACAAGCGAAATCCGAGGGCTATCCTGCTTTGCGCGTCATTTGCGATTTGGCGACTGTGACCAGGAACATTTCCGGCGAAGATAAAATTCTCGAATACGAAAATAAAATGGATGGACAATTTTTGCCGGAGAATGATTGTATCAATATTTGCATGTACAACAGAAAGTCTTTCAGCGCGGAGTTAGTCAAAAATCTGTTTGCGATGCACCCATTTATGGTGAAAGGAGGGCACATTTGCCAGAATTTTTATTACTCTCCCACCGAATCCGATACGATTGACCGACAAATTGATCATTTGTTTGAAAACCTGGAACGATTTCATCTGGATCAATCGCACGCACTGCATAATTCTGCTATGCTCTGGGCAACGTTGAATAGCATCAGCGATGGCATCAGCATTTTATCTCCTGATTTGACGGTGCAAAAAGTGAATTCGAGCATGAATAAATGGTATCAGGAAAATTTACCTCTGGAAGGGAAAAAATGTTACAACGCCTATCACGGAATAACCGTACCGTGTGATCCTTGCCCAACTTTGCTGTGTATGGAGTCCGGGAAAACCGAACATAATGTTGTGCCAGGACTTCCGGGCTCACCCGTCGAGTGGATTGAGTTATACAGCCATCCGATTAAAGATCCGATGACGGGGGAAATTGTCGGAGTGGCGGAATTTGTCAAAGATATCACAGAACAAAAGCGCGCAGAATTCGCGCTTAAAATTAGCGAAGAAAAATATCGGACAACGCTGATGAGCATCGGCGACGGAGTGATTGTTACAGATATTCAGGGCAAAATTGTGAATATGAACAAGGAAGCCGAAAAGCTCATCGGGTGGACTGAATCCGATGCGTTGGGACATCATTTGAGTGCTGTTTTCAAAATAATCAACGAAGACAGCCGCAGAGATATCGGAAGCCCGGTAGAGCGAGTACTGCGCGAAGGTGTTGTCGTGGGACTGGCAAATCACACGCTGCTGATCGCCAAAGATGGAAGCGAGATCCCCATCGCTGACAGCGGAGCTCCCGTTCGGGACGGGGCCGGAAATATCACCGGGGTAGTGCTCGTTTTCCGCGATCAATCCAGAGAAAGACAGGCGCAAAAAGAAATCAAAAAAGCCAGGCAGTTTGCTGAAAGCATCCTCGAGACAATCCACGAACCGCTTATCGTTTTGGATCCTCAATTTCGCATTATTTCTGCCAACAGAGCTTTTTACGAAACATTTGGAGAGACGCCGCAACAGGCGAACGGAAAAAGTATTTTCGACCTGCGAGACGGCCATTGGGACATTCCCGAACTTCGCGCCTTGTTGGAAAAAATTTTGCCGCAAAACACGAGCTTTAAAAATTTTGAAGTTAAATTTGATCTTCCCAAACTGGGCGAGCATGTTAAAATTCTCAATGCGCGCCGCATTTATCAGCGCAAAGAGAAAACCGAGATGATCTTGCTGGCGGTGAACGACATCACGGAGCAGAAAAACAGAGAAAAAGAAATTTCCAAACATCTGAAAGAGAGAGATGTTTTGCTCAGTGAAATTCATCATCGCGTCAAAAATAACCTGAATTTGGTCGTGAGTTTACTCAATTTGCAGGCGCGAAAGATTCAAAATAAAGATCAGGCTATCGAAGCGTTTATCAATAGTCGTGACCGAATTTATACGATGGCGCTGGTTCACGAAAAGCTTTACCAGTCAGCTCAGTTTTCAGCCGTCAATATGAAACAATATATTCAGGATTTGCTCCAGCAACTGAGCGCAATTTATGATTTGGACAGTCGCATTCACATTCACTTTTTCGGAGAAGAAATTTATCTTGACATGGATCGCGCTATCCCTTGCGCTCTTATTTTGAATGAATTGATCACCAACGCCATCAAACATGCTTTTCCCGATGGCAAATCCGGCGATATTATCGTGCGCTTAAAAAAGGCCGACAATGAACGAATCGTCATCATCTGCCGGGATAATGGAATCGGCCTCCCGCTAACAAACTCCATCGACAATTCCGCTTCATTGGGGTTGCAATTAGTGAAAATTTTGACGGAACAATTAGAGGGAAAGTTAACTATAAAAAGGGAGCAAGGAACTCAATTTGAAATTTCTTTCCCGGGGGAAAAGAAGTGA
- a CDS encoding response regulator translates to MTVKNILIVEDEAIIALELKLRLEEMGFRVKSIVPTAHQAVEISKLQCPDLIFMDVILRGDGTGIDAAKIIRRQSRVPIIFLTGNTQLLKEQLLVALQPCQLLVKPANDWQLIEAINFLDCN, encoded by the coding sequence GTGACTGTGAAAAACATTCTCATCGTTGAAGATGAGGCCATTATTGCATTAGAATTAAAACTGCGGCTTGAAGAGATGGGATTCCGCGTGAAATCAATCGTGCCCACCGCGCATCAAGCCGTAGAGATTTCCAAGTTACAATGTCCGGATTTGATTTTTATGGACGTCATTCTCAGAGGCGATGGCACGGGGATCGATGCGGCAAAAATTATTCGTCGGCAATCGCGCGTTCCCATTATTTTTCTCACTGGGAACACTCAATTACTAAAAGAACAACTACTCGTTGCGCTGCAGCCGTGTCAACTACTTGTGAAACCGGCGAATGATTGGCAACTGATCGAAGCCATCAATTTTTTGGATTGCAATTGA
- a CDS encoding threonine synthase, whose amino-acid sequence MTFFTHLECSRCHQTYASDQLINLCQCGAPLLVRYDLSQAKNLDKEKIRQLYSGIWDLAPLLPVKNEKFRLTLGEGNTPLLRAEKLAKILGLKNLYVKDESPNPTGSFKARGLCLAVSRAAELGVSALSIPTAGNAGGALAAYAALAEIEAHVAMPKDTPTAFVQECKFFGADVELVDGLITDCGAHLKKKGQGKGWCDVSTLKEPYRIEGKKTMGYELAFQFAWNLPDVIIYPTGGGTGLIGMWKAFAEMEALGWISGKKPKMVVAQSAGCAPMVRAFEENTEHAAEWENPHTFAMGLRVPKAIGDFLILRAVRESRGTAVAVSDDEILQSLKFAAEKEGLLFCPEGGAALAALKKLLAENWIKPDDRVVLFNTGTFYKYQSIVPTEI is encoded by the coding sequence ATGACTTTTTTCACTCACCTGGAATGCTCTCGTTGTCACCAAACCTACGCTTCTGATCAATTGATTAATCTCTGCCAGTGCGGCGCGCCGCTACTGGTGCGGTACGATCTTTCCCAAGCGAAAAATTTAGACAAAGAAAAAATTCGCCAATTGTACTCAGGCATCTGGGACCTGGCGCCGCTGTTGCCGGTGAAAAACGAAAAATTTCGACTGACGCTGGGAGAAGGAAACACGCCTTTGCTGCGGGCGGAAAAACTGGCGAAAATTTTGGGGCTGAAAAATCTTTACGTCAAAGACGAATCTCCCAATCCGACGGGCTCGTTCAAGGCGCGCGGCTTGTGTCTGGCTGTATCTCGGGCAGCGGAATTGGGCGTCTCGGCGCTGTCCATTCCCACGGCTGGCAATGCCGGCGGCGCGCTGGCAGCTTACGCGGCGCTCGCCGAGATTGAGGCTCACGTCGCCATGCCCAAAGATACGCCGACTGCATTTGTTCAGGAATGCAAATTTTTCGGCGCTGATGTTGAGTTAGTGGACGGCTTAATTACCGACTGCGGCGCTCATTTGAAAAAGAAAGGTCAGGGAAAGGGCTGGTGCGACGTGTCCACGCTCAAAGAGCCTTACCGCATCGAAGGCAAAAAAACAATGGGCTACGAGCTGGCTTTCCAGTTTGCGTGGAATTTGCCGGACGTGATCATTTATCCCACTGGCGGCGGTACAGGATTAATTGGCATGTGGAAAGCTTTTGCTGAAATGGAAGCCTTGGGCTGGATTTCCGGCAAAAAACCGAAAATGGTGGTGGCGCAATCTGCCGGCTGCGCGCCCATGGTTCGCGCCTTCGAGGAGAATACTGAACATGCCGCGGAATGGGAAAATCCGCACACTTTTGCCATGGGGTTGCGCGTGCCCAAAGCTATCGGTGATTTTCTCATCTTGCGGGCAGTTCGCGAAAGCCGTGGCACTGCTGTCGCTGTGTCGGACGATGAGATTTTGCAGTCACTGAAATTCGCCGCTGAAAAAGAGGGTCTCCTCTTTTGTCCCGAAGGCGGCGCCGCGCTTGCCGCACTGAAAAAATTGCTCGCTGAAAATTGGATTAAACCCGACGACCGCGTTGTGCTGTTCAATACCGGCACATTCTACAAATATCAGTCGATCGTGCCGACGGAAATTTGA
- a CDS encoding ATP-binding protein, translating into MMMSEEKQKYRILQNYLPQSNEKGLILLTGARQTGKTTLAKLTYPELKYINLDAPENRELVREISTHSWGKDIGNAIIDEAQKEPIVFDKIKFSYDEKEITFQVILGSSQILLMKNIRESLAGRVSIHELWPLLMSEICYDKANTLPPAPLIDKIITEKSLEEVFLFEPSALFGREQNGRLRAEQYLLKWGAMPALLHIPDDKKRKWLRDYEYTYLERDIADLARLTDLMPFRKFQKLSALRSAQLLNYSELARDAGVSVDTARRYLQYLTISYQVILLQPYFKNITSSLVKTPKLYWLDVGLFRTLTGFLGEMSGQLFETMVVSEIFKWIKTRQRDAEIYFYRTRSGLEIDLLITTPDGVIGLEIKSRDKIAQSDFTGLVKIANILGREWKGGIVIYRGVKIKKLAEPNIWAVPSYRLFT; encoded by the coding sequence ATGATGATGAGCGAAGAAAAGCAGAAATATCGAATATTACAAAATTACCTTCCTCAATCTAATGAGAAAGGTTTGATTCTTCTCACCGGGGCAAGGCAAACAGGGAAAACAACCCTGGCAAAATTGACCTATCCGGAATTGAAATACATCAATCTGGACGCGCCGGAAAATCGCGAGTTGGTCAGAGAAATTTCCACGCATTCCTGGGGAAAAGATATCGGCAATGCGATTATCGATGAGGCGCAAAAAGAGCCAATCGTTTTTGACAAAATCAAATTTAGTTACGACGAAAAGGAAATCACTTTTCAGGTCATTTTGGGGTCGAGCCAAATCCTGTTGATGAAAAATATCCGTGAATCTTTGGCTGGCAGAGTTTCTATCCATGAATTATGGCCTCTGCTTATGAGCGAAATCTGTTATGACAAAGCAAATACCCTTCCACCGGCGCCTCTTATTGACAAAATTATTACCGAAAAATCTCTGGAAGAAGTTTTCTTGTTCGAACCCAGTGCATTATTCGGTCGCGAGCAAAATGGTAGACTCAGGGCAGAACAATATCTCTTAAAATGGGGCGCCATGCCTGCGCTGCTGCATATTCCCGATGACAAAAAGAGGAAATGGCTGCGAGACTACGAATATACCTATCTGGAAAGAGATATTGCTGACCTCGCCCGACTGACTGATTTAATGCCATTCAGAAAATTCCAAAAATTATCCGCTCTGCGATCAGCACAACTACTGAATTATTCAGAACTCGCACGGGATGCCGGCGTCAGCGTGGATACCGCGCGAAGATATTTGCAATATCTCACGATCTCTTATCAGGTTATTTTGTTACAACCCTATTTTAAGAACATTACCAGTTCTCTTGTTAAAACGCCAAAACTTTACTGGCTGGATGTGGGACTTTTTCGTACTCTCACTGGTTTTTTGGGGGAAATGTCAGGACAGCTTTTTGAAACAATGGTTGTCTCCGAAATATTTAAATGGATTAAAACAAGACAACGCGATGCAGAAATATATTTTTATCGCACGCGTTCCGGTCTGGAAATCGACCTGTTAATAACCACTCCGGACGGTGTCATAGGACTTGAAATAAAATCCAGAGACAAAATAGCTCAATCTGATTTTACTGGTCTTGTAAAAATAGCCAATATTTTAGGGAGAGAATGGAAAGGCGGCATCGTTATTTATCGAGGTGTTAAAATTAAAAAGCTTGCCGAACCAAATATTTGGGCGGTACCTTCGTATCGTCTGTTTACTTGA
- a CDS encoding site-2 protease family protein, which yields MNTLIEFLLIAPPILLALTIHEFSHGYVAYRLGDPTAKLAGRLSLNPLVHLDLLGTAMLFIVHIGWAKPVPVNPLLLRNPKRDLLWVSLAGPASNLALALVFGIGCRLLGVTSLRTLQPGILGFVQFMFAFGMMINIVLAFFNLIPIPPLDGSKILLGLTPARYEHALQPYLQFGPVLLIALIAFGYVTKVSILWTILNPFVKFFSYLFAGADLGF from the coding sequence ATGAATACTTTGATCGAGTTTCTGCTCATTGCGCCGCCGATTTTGCTGGCGCTAACGATACACGAATTTTCCCACGGCTACGTCGCTTATCGTTTGGGAGATCCCACAGCGAAACTGGCCGGCAGACTATCGCTCAACCCACTCGTTCATCTGGACTTGCTGGGAACTGCCATGTTGTTCATCGTGCACATTGGCTGGGCAAAACCGGTGCCGGTCAATCCGCTGCTGCTACGCAATCCCAAACGCGATTTGTTGTGGGTTTCCCTCGCCGGTCCCGCGTCGAATCTGGCGCTGGCGTTGGTCTTCGGCATCGGCTGCCGCTTGCTTGGCGTGACCAGTTTGCGCACCCTGCAACCGGGAATTTTGGGATTTGTGCAATTCATGTTTGCGTTCGGCATGATGATTAATATCGTGCTGGCATTTTTCAACTTGATCCCAATTCCTCCGCTGGACGGTTCAAAAATTTTATTGGGATTAACACCCGCCCGCTACGAGCATGCGCTTCAGCCTTATTTGCAATTCGGTCCTGTGCTTCTCATTGCTCTCATTGCATTCGGCTACGTAACGAAAGTTTCCATTTTGTGGACAATTTTGAATCCGTTTGTGAAGTTTTTTTCGTATTTGTTCGCCGGGGCGGATTTGGGGTTTTAA
- a CDS encoding ribosome biogenesis GTPase Der: protein MKKPVLAIIGRPNVGKSTLYNRIIRKRDAIVDDQPGVTRDRKYADADWAGVAFTIIDTGGYLPDKENLIHQAVVNQVYQAINEADVIVLVLDVTTGIASLDAEVANILKKSNKPVVLAVNKVDNRERELDAMEFYQLGMGDPIPISALGGRNIGDFLDKVVEKFPRLTPETDESDEAIKIAVVGRPNVGKSSFVNALLGEERHIVTEIPGTTRDAIDSPFKYYGQDFLLIDTAGLRKRAKVKESVEYFSTVRTFAGIHRCDVAVIIIDATEGLTDQDKNIIEEAVKFKKGIILAVNKWDLIKKDTYTAKEFETDIKDKISFANYIPIIFISALTRQRVFKVIERVKNIYQERQKKIKTSELNQYFEPILATTTPAAVAGKEIKIKYITQVKNNPPIIAFFCNFPDLIKSNYKAFLERKIREQYGFEGVPVTIVFRRK from the coding sequence ATGAAAAAACCAGTTTTGGCAATAATCGGCCGGCCTAACGTCGGCAAATCAACGCTTTACAATCGCATTATTCGAAAACGCGACGCCATCGTCGATGACCAGCCCGGCGTGACGCGCGACCGCAAATATGCCGACGCGGACTGGGCAGGCGTGGCGTTCACCATCATCGACACTGGCGGCTACCTTCCGGACAAAGAAAATTTAATCCATCAGGCTGTGGTCAATCAAGTGTATCAGGCGATCAACGAAGCCGACGTCATCGTGCTCGTGCTGGACGTTACGACCGGAATCGCTTCGCTGGACGCAGAAGTCGCCAACATTTTAAAAAAAAGCAACAAGCCTGTGGTTCTCGCCGTCAACAAAGTGGACAACCGGGAACGGGAATTGGACGCGATGGAATTTTATCAACTGGGCATGGGCGATCCGATACCGATTTCTGCGCTCGGCGGACGAAACATCGGCGATTTTCTGGACAAAGTTGTCGAGAAATTTCCCCGTTTGACGCCGGAAACGGATGAGTCGGACGAAGCGATCAAGATTGCCGTGGTTGGCAGACCCAACGTTGGGAAATCTTCGTTTGTAAATGCGCTGCTTGGCGAAGAACGCCACATCGTTACGGAAATCCCCGGCACCACGCGCGATGCGATTGATTCTCCGTTCAAATATTACGGTCAGGATTTTTTGCTCATCGACACTGCCGGTTTGCGCAAACGGGCAAAAGTCAAAGAGTCTGTCGAATATTTTTCCACGGTGCGCACTTTTGCCGGCATCCACCGCTGCGATGTGGCGGTGATCATCATCGATGCCACCGAGGGACTCACGGACCAGGACAAAAATATCATCGAAGAAGCGGTGAAATTCAAAAAAGGCATTATTTTGGCGGTGAATAAATGGGATCTGATAAAAAAAGATACTTACACCGCAAAAGAATTTGAAACGGACATCAAAGACAAAATTTCTTTTGCAAATTATATCCCGATCATTTTCATTTCAGCCCTGACGCGGCAGCGCGTGTTTAAAGTCATCGAGCGGGTGAAAAATATCTATCAGGAACGCCAGAAAAAAATCAAAACCAGCGAGCTCAATCAATATTTTGAACCGATTTTGGCAACAACAACGCCGGCGGCTGTCGCCGGGAAAGAAATTAAAATAAAATACATCACGCAGGTAAAAAATAATCCGCCGATTATTGCATTTTTTTGCAACTTCCCGGATTTGATTAAATCTAATTATAAAGCATTTTTGGAGAGAAAAATACGCGAACAGTACGGATTCGAGGGGGTTCCGGTTACTATCGTTTTCAGGAGAAAATAA
- a CDS encoding DUF512 domain-containing protein — MIVNTVEPGSLAEAAGITPGDEIVSINDKQIRDPIDYRFYSSDEFLEIEIKRGENFFRVKIEKDYDDDLGVIFEEIQYRHCGNKCIFCFVDQNPPGLRDALYFKDEDYRLSFIYGNYVTLTNVSKNDLQRIVEQRLSPLYVSVHATDLETRKRMLGIRGDDKLLEKINFLADNGIDIHAQIVLCPGINDGKILDQTIDDLANLFPAAQSIAIVPLGLTRHRQKLYPLQPVTPKFSAKIIEQLEPRSVVFKKKLGQYLIYLADEFYLQAKKPLPPADRYDEFPQIENGVGMTREFLDSFKEQMASFPHRIKQPIRMTMVTAKSADPVLRKEIYPLLAKIENLSVEIVSVTNRFYGHSVTVTGLLTGQDIFHQLKLIDPAELILLPGNCVNYAGVFLDEWTPEKLSKELNQRLLVFDDDWISLLQNLNTFPDLAKV, encoded by the coding sequence ATGATAGTGAACACCGTTGAGCCAGGCAGTTTAGCTGAAGCAGCAGGAATTACACCCGGCGATGAAATTGTGAGCATAAATGACAAACAAATTCGCGATCCTATCGACTATCGTTTTTATTCCAGTGATGAGTTTTTGGAAATTGAAATCAAGAGAGGCGAGAATTTTTTTCGAGTTAAAATTGAAAAAGATTACGATGACGATCTGGGTGTCATTTTTGAAGAAATTCAATACCGCCACTGCGGCAATAAATGTATTTTTTGTTTTGTTGACCAAAATCCGCCCGGCTTGCGCGACGCGCTTTATTTCAAAGACGAAGACTACCGCCTTTCTTTCATTTACGGAAATTACGTGACGCTGACTAACGTCAGCAAAAACGATTTGCAGCGGATCGTTGAACAGCGACTTTCTCCTCTCTACGTTTCGGTTCACGCGACTGACCTTGAAACGAGAAAGCGCATGTTAGGCATTCGCGGCGACGACAAGTTGTTGGAAAAAATTAATTTTTTAGCCGACAACGGCATTGACATCCACGCACAAATTGTACTCTGTCCCGGCATCAACGACGGAAAAATTTTGGATCAAACCATTGACGATCTGGCCAATCTCTTTCCGGCAGCGCAATCCATCGCCATTGTTCCCCTGGGACTCACTCGCCATCGGCAGAAACTCTATCCGTTGCAGCCGGTGACTCCAAAATTTTCAGCGAAAATCATTGAACAACTGGAGCCCAGAAGTGTTGTTTTCAAAAAGAAATTGGGGCAATATTTGATTTATCTCGCTGACGAATTTTATTTACAGGCAAAAAAACCGCTGCCGCCGGCTGATCGCTACGACGAGTTTCCGCAGATCGAAAATGGTGTGGGCATGACCCGGGAGTTTCTCGATAGCTTCAAGGAACAAATGGCTTCTTTCCCGCATAGAATAAAGCAACCGATTCGCATGACAATGGTAACAGCGAAATCTGCCGACCCTGTGCTGCGGAAAGAAATTTACCCGCTGCTGGCGAAAATCGAAAATTTGTCCGTGGAAATTGTTTCGGTGACAAATCGATTTTACGGGCACTCGGTTACAGTCACCGGATTGCTCACCGGGCAGGACATTTTTCATCAGCTAAAATTAATCGATCCCGCGGAATTGATTTTGCTGCCAGGCAATTGCGTCAATTACGCGGGCGTTTTCCTGGATGAGTGGACGCCGGAAAAGTTGTCGAAGGAATTAAATCAGCGGCTGCTGGTGTTTGACGATGATTGGATTTCGTTGTTGCAAAATTTAAATACATTTCCCGACCTTGCAAAGGTTTGA
- a CDS encoding FecR domain-containing protein, producing MNAARYGIVILLVSVFVMGFVRSDERKIGKVNFILGDQGAIRVHHPGSARWQQARLYAPVYDGDRFRTLQESRCEIKLGKKGTIRIGENADLFLRYNPKKKTNKSTLNKGRLWASLKGFFNRTSFFIRTPTAVCAVRGTIYRIDADSTTRISVYDGAVDVGPAWFAEADSVPKMPQQRSLQPTEVPGPTEVPGPFEVSLEQWVQIVAGYQIEVRADGKYSKTKIDPAQDENDDWVNWNLQRDGQKKF from the coding sequence ATGAATGCAGCACGCTACGGCATCGTAATTTTGTTGGTATCGGTTTTTGTCATGGGGTTTGTGCGTTCGGACGAGCGTAAAATCGGCAAAGTAAATTTTATTTTGGGCGATCAGGGAGCCATTCGCGTCCATCATCCGGGCAGCGCTCGCTGGCAACAAGCGCGATTGTACGCGCCGGTTTACGATGGCGACAGATTTCGTACGCTGCAGGAATCACGCTGTGAAATCAAACTTGGCAAAAAAGGCACCATTCGCATCGGCGAAAATGCCGATCTCTTTCTTCGCTACAATCCGAAGAAAAAAACCAACAAATCGACATTGAACAAAGGCAGATTATGGGCAAGTCTGAAAGGTTTTTTCAACAGAACCAGTTTTTTTATTCGCACGCCGACTGCCGTGTGCGCCGTGCGCGGCACCATTTACCGCATTGACGCCGACTCCACGACAAGAATTTCTGTGTACGACGGCGCCGTCGATGTGGGCCCGGCGTGGTTTGCCGAAGCCGACTCAGTCCCCAAAATGCCGCAGCAACGCTCGCTTCAGCCGACAGAAGTTCCTGGCCCCACGGAAGTGCCGGGACCTTTTGAAGTTAGTTTAGAGCAGTGGGTGCAAATCGTTGCCGGCTATCAGATCGAAGTGCGCGCCGACGGCAAATACAGCAAAACAAAAATCGACCCGGCGCAGGATGAAAATGACGATTGGGTGAATTGGAATTTGCAGCGGGATGGGCAGAAGAAATTTTAA